The Nitratidesulfovibrio sp. DNA segment GTAAGGGGGCGGCGGGGGTGCGGCAAGGGGCGGGGGGGTATGCGCCGGGTCGGGCAGTGCGGGGTCGGGCAGGGCGGCGTCGATGATCACCACGTGCGGGCGGCGCGCGGCGTGCATGTCCAGCGCTTCGGCCAGGGTGGCGGCGCGCAGCACGGTGCGGCCCGTGCCGGGCAGGCGGCGCAGCGCCTCGCGCGTCAGCGGCGAGGGCGCGGCGATGAGAAGGGTGATGTCATCCGCCGCCATGGGGTGGTCGCCGCTCCGGAAAGAGGTCGTCGTCGCTCAGCCAGATGGTTACCGGCCCCCAGTTGATGAGGGAGACGTCCATGTCGGCCGCGAAGATGCCACAGCGTACCCGCCCCGGCAGGCGCGCGTCAATATCGGTGGCCAGTTGATCGAACAGGCGCTCGGCCACCGCGGGTGGTGCGGCGGCGGAAAATGACGGTCGGCGGCCCTTGCGGCAGTCTGCGTGCAGGGTGAACTGGGGCACCAGCAGCAACTGGCCCAAGGGGGCGCCGGTCACAACACCGCCTTCCCCGGTACCCTGCATGCTGGCGGGCACGGCCCATTCGCGCAGGCCCACGTTCATCTTGCCCGCGCCGTCGGGAAACACGCGCAGGTCCAGCAGCTTGTCGATCATGCCCGCCCAGCGGGATTCGCCGGGCAGCGCGGCGGTGTCGCGTGGGCCAAAGCCCGCCAGCACCACCAGCCCCGGCCCGATGACGGCCACGGTCTCGCCGCCTACCGCCACCGATCCCCGGCGCGCCCGTTGCAACAGCAGTCGCATGTCCGTTCCTCTGCCTTTGGGAGCGCGATGGTATGGAAGACCGCAGTACCGGTCCGCCGCAAGGGGGGCTACCGCGCCCCGTCGTCGTCGGAAACCTCGGGCTTCGCGGCAGTGCCCGATCCGCCCGATCCGCCCGATCTGCCCGATCCGGCTGATCCGCCCGATCCTGTGGAACCGGCGGCCAGTTCCGCTTTCAATTTCTCTTCTTCCTCGGCGCGCAGGATGCGGCGCAGCACCTTGCCCACCACGGTCTTGGGCAGGTCGTCGCGGAATTCCACCTGCTTGGGCACCTTGTAGCTGGCCAGCTTTTCGCGGCAGTGGGCAACCACCTCGGCCTTGGTCAGCTTTTCGCCGGGCTTGACCACCACGAAGGCCTTGATCATTTCGCCGCGCGTGGGGTGGGGCACGCCCACGGTCACCGCTTCCTTGATCCTGGGGTGCTCGTGCAGCACCTCGTCGATTTCGCGCGGGTACACGTTGTAGCCGCCCACCAGGAACATGTCCTTCTTGCGATCCACGATGGTGAAGTAGCCGTCCTCGTCCATGGTGGCGATGTCGCCGGTGTACAGCCAGCCGTTGCGCAGGGTGTTGGCGGTTTCGTCCGGGCGGTTCCAGTAGCCCTTCATGATCTGCGGGCCACGGATGATCAGTTCGCCCACCTTGCCCGTGGGCAGCGGTACCTGACCCACCTCCATGTCCACGATGCGCGCCTCGGTGTCCGGAAAGGGGATGCCGATGGAGCCGGTCTTGCTGACCCCGTGGATGGGGTTCAGGTGGGTGACCGGCGAGGCCTCGGTCAGGCCGAAGCCCTCGATGACCTGCGCCCCGGTAAGTTCCCTGAACCGCTTGATATGCTCCACCGGCATGGGTGCCGACCCCGAGATGCAGTAGCGGATGGAGGTCAGGTCGTAGTCGCCCACCTCTTTCTGCTGCATCAGCGAGATGTAGATGGAGGGCGCGCCGGGGAAGATGGTGGGCTTGTGCTTCTGGATGCCCACCAGCACGTCGCGCGGGACATAGCGCGGGAAGGGCACGATGGTGGCCGAAAGGGCCGTGGGCAGGGTAAGGCAGGTGGTCAGCCCGTAGACATGGAAGTAGGGCATCAGCCCCAGGAAGCAGTGGTCCATGTCGCGGGCGGCACCAAGAATGGTGGTGATCTGCTGCACGTTCACCGACATGTTGTGGTGCGTCAGCATGACCCCCTTGGAGATGCCCGTGGTGCCGCCGGTATATTGCAGCACGGCCAGGTCTTCGGTGGGGTTGCACGTGGTGGTGGAGTGGCGGGCCTTGCCCTTGAGCAGGCTTTTCCACGGCAGCACGTGTTTGCCGTCGAAGGGCAGGTCGCGCCAGGTGCCCTCGCGCTTGGCCTTGAAGGCGTACAGCAGGTTGAGCGGGAAGGACAGCCCGTCGCCGATGCGGGTGAGGAAATACTTGTCGATGCCCAGCTTTTCGCGCAGGGGCTCGATCTTGGGCCACACCAGGTCGAGGGCGATCATGAACCGCGCGCCGGAATCGTGAACCTGGTGGACCAGTTCCTTTTCCATGTACAGCGGGTTGGTCATCACCACCACGCCGCCTGCCTTCAGCACCGCCCAGAAGGCAATGACCGTCTGCGGCAGGTTGGGCAACATGATCGACACCTTGTCGCCGCGCCGCACGCCCTGGGCGCGCAGGTTGGCGGCCATGACCTCCGCCAGTTGGCGCAACCTGGCGTAGCTGATGCGGTAGTTGCGGAAGGCAATGGCCGTGCGGCGGGGGGTTCGTTCCGCGGCCCTGTCCAGCAGGGTGAACAGCGGAAAGGTTTCGTAGCTGATGTGGGCGGGAACGCCTGCGTCATAGCTGGCCAGCCAGGGGAAATCGGCGGTGGGGGTGGTTTCGGTCATACGTGGTGGCGGACCGTGGCCGCCACATCATACCGCGCGTTCCGCCCGGCCCGGCAAGGCTCATGCGGCGCACGGGCGCTGGCGCAGGCCCGTATTGTTCGTGTGTTCAAGGGGATGGAAGGCAAACCTTCGGATTTGTACTATGCGGCCCGCGCCCGCGCAAGTCCTGCGGCAGGGGAAAAGGGCGTCCCGTGCCCGAATGCGTGCCGATGGAGTGCCGGGTGGGTGCCCGGCGCGTGTCTGGCGCACGTCTGGCGTACGTCTGGG contains these protein-coding regions:
- a CDS encoding D-aminoacyl-tRNA deacylase; translation: MRLLLQRARRGSVAVGGETVAVIGPGLVVLAGFGPRDTAALPGESRWAGMIDKLLDLRVFPDGAGKMNVGLREWAVPASMQGTGEGGVVTGAPLGQLLLVPQFTLHADCRKGRRPSFSAAAPPAVAERLFDQLATDIDARLPGRVRCGIFAADMDVSLINWGPVTIWLSDDDLFPERRPPHGGG
- a CDS encoding long-chain fatty acid--CoA ligase, coding for MTETTPTADFPWLASYDAGVPAHISYETFPLFTLLDRAAERTPRRTAIAFRNYRISYARLRQLAEVMAANLRAQGVRRGDKVSIMLPNLPQTVIAFWAVLKAGGVVVMTNPLYMEKELVHQVHDSGARFMIALDLVWPKIEPLREKLGIDKYFLTRIGDGLSFPLNLLYAFKAKREGTWRDLPFDGKHVLPWKSLLKGKARHSTTTCNPTEDLAVLQYTGGTTGISKGVMLTHHNMSVNVQQITTILGAARDMDHCFLGLMPYFHVYGLTTCLTLPTALSATIVPFPRYVPRDVLVGIQKHKPTIFPGAPSIYISLMQQKEVGDYDLTSIRYCISGSAPMPVEHIKRFRELTGAQVIEGFGLTEASPVTHLNPIHGVSKTGSIGIPFPDTEARIVDMEVGQVPLPTGKVGELIIRGPQIMKGYWNRPDETANTLRNGWLYTGDIATMDEDGYFTIVDRKKDMFLVGGYNVYPREIDEVLHEHPRIKEAVTVGVPHPTRGEMIKAFVVVKPGEKLTKAEVVAHCREKLASYKVPKQVEFRDDLPKTVVGKVLRRILRAEEEEKLKAELAAGSTGSGGSAGSGRSGGSGGSGTAAKPEVSDDDGAR